CATCAAGGAAGCCCTTTCATGCGTTTATAAGGGCCAGCCCTGAAAACGGGGACGTACTTAAAAACGGGGACGTTCCTGAGTTTTTTTCCACCCGAGAGATAAAAAGTCAAAAAATGCCGTTTTTTATATGTGACAGTCGCCATTTATCTGCATGGGTAATAATATCCCCTATTGATATCTGAAATTATTTTGTATATTTAAGGCGATATGAGGGAAATTCACGATAGGAATATCCATGGGATATTCAGGTAAATACGGATCGCCGCAATCGCCGGGACAGATCCGAAACGACGACGCCGACTTCAGGTTGGACGCGGAACTGGGCAAGTGCGCCGCCGAGCTGCTTGGCACGAACCGGCGGCTTGTCGAAATCCATAAGCGTAATAAGGCATTGCTGGACAGCATCCCCGACATAGCGTGGTTCAAGGACGTGGAAAGCCGTTACATCGCCGTCAATCGGCCGTTCGCGTTAGCCTGCGGAAAGAATCCCGACGACCTTGTGGGGAAAACGGACTTCGACCTCTGGCCGAAGGACCTGGCCGAAAGGTATCGGGCCGACGACAGGCAGGTTATGAGGTCCGGGCGTATGACGCGGTTGGAAGAACCCCTTTTGGACTCCAGGGGAAGGTCGTTCTGGCTTGAAACGATCAAGGTTCCGATTCGGGACGATAGCGGACGTATCGTCGGAACTGTGGGAATCGCGCGCGATTTCTCCGAACGAAGGCGGATCGAGGCGGAGCTTCGCAGGTCGCACGACGAACTGGAGTTGCGCGTGGTGGAGAGGACCCTGGAACTGACGGAGGCCAACCTTTCGCTGCGGGAAATCGAATCGAAGCTTCGGATGGGATTGAGGAGGGAGATGGCGCTGCGCAGGATGAACGAAGGGATTCTCGCCGGCGCGAATTACAGGGATGTGCTTGAAATCGCCTGCGACGCCATCGTGGAGACGGGATACCGCATGTGCTGGGTAGGACTGGCGCAGGACGACTTCACGATACGCCCTGTCGCTTCGCGGGGCTTCGATGACGGCTACCTGGATACGATCGCGGATCGTTGGGACGTCACCCCGGAAGGCAGGAGTCCTTCGGGAATTTCCATCCTGACGGGAAAACCGTATATCAGCCGGTGCATATACGAAGATTCCAATTTCACTCCATGTAGCGAGGAAGCGCACCGCAGGGGATATCGTTCCTCGGCGACGTTTCCCTTGAGATCCGGAGGAAACGGTTCGATAGGGGTGCTCCATGTGTACTGCGAACGGGAAGAGTGTTTCGGGCCGGAGGAAATCCGGGACCTTGAAATCTTCGCCCAGCAATGCGCCCTGGCGCTTCTGAACGCAAAGCGCCTGGAAGAGCTGCGGGACGCCCACCGCAGGCTTTCCACCTGCCTGAAGGAACACTCGCGAACGGATGCGATGGACGACGGGGAGACGGATGCGGGGAACCGGGGAGGTACTTAAAAACAGGGACGTACTTAAAAACAGGGACGTTCCTGAACTTTTTTTGTTTTGTAAGGAGGAAAAAGTTCAGGAACGTCCCTGTTTTTAA
This Deltaproteobacteria bacterium DNA region includes the following protein-coding sequences:
- a CDS encoding PAS domain-containing protein — encoded protein: MGYSGKYGSPQSPGQIRNDDADFRLDAELGKCAAELLGTNRRLVEIHKRNKALLDSIPDIAWFKDVESRYIAVNRPFALACGKNPDDLVGKTDFDLWPKDLAERYRADDRQVMRSGRMTRLEEPLLDSRGRSFWLETIKVPIRDDSGRIVGTVGIARDFSERRRIEAELRRSHDELELRVVERTLELTEANLSLREIESKLRMGLRREMALRRMNEGILAGANYRDVLEIACDAIVETGYRMCWVGLAQDDFTIRPVASRGFDDGYLDTIADRWDVTPEGRSPSGISILTGKPYISRCIYEDSNFTPCSEEAHRRGYRSSATFPLRSGGNGSIGVLHVYCEREECFGPEEIRDLEIFAQQCALALLNAKRLEELRDAHRRLSTCLKEHSRTDAMDDGETDAGNRGGT